The Maylandia zebra isolate NMK-2024a linkage group LG4, Mzebra_GT3a, whole genome shotgun sequence genome segment TCTTCTTTCAGAATCAAGATGGAGACTGTTCAAGAACGCAAGCCAAAAAGACCCCACTATATTCCCCGACCACCAGGCAAGCCTTTCAAGTACCAGTGCTTCCAGTGCCCATTCACCTGCAACGAAAAGTCCCATCTTTTCAACCATATGAAATACAACTTGTGTGAAAACTCCATCTCCCTCGTATCACAGAAAGGTGGGCAAACAGCTAGACAGATGAAGGCAATGGCAAAAGCAATCCCTCCTAAAACTAAGGATTTAACAAATGCCCAACCAGCAGTTCAGAACAACACTCCAGAGAAGCAGGGagctgaagagaagaaagctgaGAGCACAGATGACACAGAAAAGGTCGATGTAGGGTGTGACAGTCCAGTCATCAAGGACAGTCAGAGTGCAGCAAATCCAAATATGGTTTCAGAGACACAGAGCACGGAAAGCAACGAGGAAAAGGATCAGACGCGCCCATCTGCCTTCTCACCTGTCACACCCAACCGTGACGGAGCAGAAGCTTTCAAGACACCTGTGAAGCAGACCGAGGACTTGCAAGCTCCTGTTCCCACTTTCAACCGCCCACGCTTCCCATGGAGCACGGTTTCATCATCCATTCCCTTAAAATCATTCGCGCCTCTCTTGGTTCCCGAATATTCTCCTTATCTCCAGCCTGATCGGCCCCTATATCCACCTTACTATCTTCCAGGAAATCACCATGTGAATGAGCCAAACTCTCCTTCCTTTCAGGCAGATTTTCTGGATCCCCAGaggcctatggtacaacaaccagTGACTGCAGCTAACACTTCCCCATTTCCCTCTTTCCCATACAGGTACTGCCATCCTCTTCACCCAGGGCACCCTCTGCCTTACACTCTGTACAGACCCCACGAGCTTTCTATGCCAATTGCAGGACACAGATATATTCCTTTGGATATGTATGGCCCAACTTTTGGCCATAAAGACTATGACTTGTACATACATTCACGTGCCAGTCTGAACCACCCACACACTTCTACACAAGCAGAGAGCCACCACGGGCAAAGTGGAGACAAGGCAACAAGGCTGAGTCCCAAAGAGGGCAGCTCAGCTCTGGGATCCCCTGACAGACCCAGCCAAGCTCACATCATCCAGCGAGACATCGAGGCGCTGCAGTACACCAACATCAGTGAGTCACAGATCGGCCCACAACTAGGAAACACGTCTACAGCGGTGCAACACATCAAAAATGACTTAAGACCAGAGGAGTGTGCAGAAATGTCAGCTCAGCACGTAGACAGAGGGTAAGCAAAATTCAAAATTTTGGAtgtattaattttaaaaacGTTTTTGTTTCTATTATTGTATTGTTATGTTGTGTACATTATGGTTTTGGCCTTTCCGTTTCAGATTAGCTGCGAACAGCAGATTTTCCTTCATGTCTGATTCTGATCCACATCCTGAAACTTCATCAGAGCGTCATGAAGTCGACAGCACAGATGATATGGCTCCCCTCAACCTCTCAACAAGAAACCAAGACAAGGAAAACATTCAGTCTGTCGACAGACTGAGCTGCTCAGACACAGTGAAATCAACAGAGCATGAGTCGCCCCTGAACCTCAGCCTCAGAACTTCTCAgaccagccctgtatgcagctctcCAACAAGCACTTTAGAAGATCTTCAGCAGAGCTCCATTGAAAAGCTGGATGAAGAGCCTTGTGACCAGAGGCAGACTGCAGCTCTAGCACTCTGTCAGCTAGCCATTGCAAGCTCTGCAGCGTCTTCACGTGACTTCAGTACTATAGACGAGCCCTTGACAGATTCCACAGAAGCTAAAAGTCCTGTTTATCAAGAGAAGAGCAAACAAACGACCAGGGCCAAGGCAACAGCAATCAAAAGACCACACAGTGGAAAGGCTGAAAACAAATGCCATAAACCCAAGAGAGTAAAAGCGCCCGGACGGGTTCTGAGGAGGAGATCTCGTTGCTGCTAACAACTAAACTCTGACTATAATAAGGACTATCTCTGATCTAAAGTCTAAAAGCCTCATTGATAATGGACTTCTTATTGTATTGATTTAGCACTGAAAGATTTGACTGTTTTAGCCAATAGCACTGCTACaaggttaaaaatgtaaaatgttacactgttcttttttttttaatctcagaaATGACTTGAAAAGGTGATGAGCAAATTTTGCAAGTTTTCTAAAAGTTGAACAATTTTGTAAAGCAGACAACTGTAAATGTCATGTCATATGTATAAAGAtgcttaataaaataataaaagttgTTTACAGTAGTCTGTGTATCATACATTAAGTATTGAGATATTAAATCACCTACCATCTGTCAATCTGGAAGGCAGCAGCAGTCCTCTTCTACCCAGTTCAGCAAGTGCCAGGCAGCCTCCATGCCAAGCGTTGTCTGTTTCCTGGAAGCTTCAGgatcaaaacacatgcaaagcaTATCAAAACGCAGAACATTGCCCCTCTATGAGGGGTAAGTAACAGAGAGAGCCGAAATGCCCCAAGCATGAATGTACCTGAAGCAGTCCAGCACTGATCCAACCACCTCATCTGCCAGCTCCTTGGGAAGCCTTCCAGTCACCCTCCCAATGCTGAGGGGTTAAACAACATAGATTACTGTAACACAACAACTCTTTCTCATGATCTGCTTTTGACATGTCAAAATACCAAAGACAAGCAGCAACATGGATGCGTTTTTATAAACAGTTCAGGTTTTTCAAGTGTCATATAAAAGGTTTGTTACCCCTTTGCTGCAGACCAGCGCACGATTGTTTCCTTATCTTTCAGTCCCAATAGCAGATGTTCTGTAGAATAACAtgcaaatcagatttttttattttattattatttttaaatgttttgtaaggacaaacattttaaattaattgGAAGCAGAAACTTACCAATGACAGTCTCCACTTCCTCGGGAATGTCGTAGTCCTCCTCCTGTTCTTTTGTCTCCACTTCAGAGGTCGCACCAGTACTGTCTGCAGCCGATTGGGACATGGAAAGGTTTGCTGCTAAGGATCGGTTGCCTCTCTGATACCTGAAAATTTTGCATATTacaaaaaagcacacacacaaaatgcatttctgtgtttctgcttattttaaaaactaattGGTACTAAATCTGACCTCCAAGCGGCCAAACGGGGCTTTAAAAAGGTAAGGCCGAGCCTCTGGGTTAATTTGACACCAAGCTTCCTCAGCATGGCCTCGCTGCTCTCTGACAGATGCTTCTTTTCCAGACACTGTAGAACTGCAGGAGCTGAggaaatttatttattaaatttattacATGAGCGAACACACAGGAATATAAAAAGTTTGTGGAAATTAATACTTAGATTGAAATATTTTCCAGGTAGTGAAGCTATTAAACAATTAGTTAAACAACAATCACATGCCAGTTATACAAGAGACAGCATGTCAgtgattctttttatttatttatttttgtccccAAAATGAGACTGTagagcaggggtaggcaactccaggcctcgagtgccgatgtcctgcaggttttagatgtgtccttgatccaacacagctgattcaaatggctaaattacctcctcaacatgtcttgaagttctccagaggcctgggaatgaactaatgatttgattcaggtgtgttgacacaGGGTgatgtctaaaacctgcaggacaccggcccttgaggcctggagttgcctacccctgctgtAGAGCAAAGTCTTGCTTCTTACTTTGTGCATGAACAAAGAAAAGGAACCTACCATACTGCAAGAGGTCATCTCGTTTTCCATGCTTGAAGAGCTTTGCCTGTAacatagtttgttttttttaatgcagctgGTACATAGCTGCACTTTTAAGCATCTCCCATTAACCACAAAAACATGTAAGCTTGAGTTCTGAAGTCTTGAGACTAAATGCACAGAGCCAGTTTTGAATGCCCTAAGCAACACCTTGGCTCCAGGTTCATTTAGCAAACATTAAGTGCAAAGCGacgctttttaaaaacatgctaTACAAGTTTACATGCCAATTATACAACATTCATGTGCATGCTTGTGGGATCCATTAGATCACCTTAGATTAGACAAAGTGATCTAAACGTAGCTTATCAATGAAGGTGTAACATGGGAAAAAActtgtcttaaaaaaaaaaaaaaaaacaagaaacgtTTTTCTTAAATCATTAGATGAAATTGAATTAAGTCACTTGAAGCAAGAGATCCCACACATGCAGCAGGTGCATAACACACCTGCTAAAACCACACAGGCTATTGTGTGAAGCATACCAGTCATGTCAGCTCTTGTAAGTCCCCCTCGACAGGTTTTTATACACACAGACTACACTGTcttcaaacacacatacacacacagacaagtaTGCACACAACATACAGGCTTGAGTGTGAGCGCATATGTTTACCAGAGACTGCAGAGCACCATCCAACACCACAATGTTTCTTAATGATTGATCATTGGTCTGGGATATAGTGGCTAGATTCCAGTCCAAAAAGTCTCCGAGGCGCTTCTGTTTCACATCAGGGCGAGTCACGAACCTGCAGAGTCATGTAAAATAAGACAACACCATGAAAGACCAAATCGCTGACACTAAATATAACAAGAGCAATCTTGCCCTCTACTGGATAAAGACCTGATTACAGATCAATAGTTTTAAATTGTTTGTTGGAATTTACTTCGAATCTGAGATATATTTGTAACCAGGGGCAAAATGCTTTAGTAATGATCTTGTATGGTTTTcagtaaaaaacatattttcacaAACATAAagatgcaaaattaaaaacatcGTAACTGTGTTTTTTAGCTTAGCTTTGAAGCAACACACTGTAAAATAATTAAGATTATGGTCATTTGAAAAATACCCTGGTTTCCACTAGACTGAAAGTGACTATGATGTCagcagcacctgaaacacacaccatATCTTAAATCTAATACTGCATGCTACACTCTCCACTCCAACACACAGATGTCTAATGGAACAAATACCAGAAATAATTTATTAAACAGCAGGGGGAAACATTATTAGATCATAAAAAACTAAGTTTAAAATAAAGTCCATAAGAATTTGAACAATGTAAATCACTAAAAAGATTTTAAGTCAAAGAATCAACATGTGGTTGAACTGCAGACTTTCAGGTTTAACTCAAGGGCTTTGACAGAAATATTGCCTCGACAATATTACTACACTCTGCTCAGATTCAACCAAATGCAGGTGCATATATCCCACCTAATGCTAATGATAAGCTTGCTATGAGCGAAATCCATGCGGCCACTAGCAAACAACAACCTGTACACACTGAGGCTGCATTTATTGTAGCAGGTGACTTCAACCACTCCAACCTAAAGACAGTATTAGCTAAATTTTAtcaacatgtctcctgccacacaAGAGGGGACAACACAGGACAATGTGTATACAATTGCAATTCCTTTTCTGATAACATATTTTATTCTGttatatatagtattttattctattctatagtATATAGTATCTTATTATCTTATCCTACTCCagtgtttttcttaatttttgctaCTGTAACTTTAGACTGTTCACTTTCTGCTGTGGTACAACAAATTTCCcatgtgtgggactaataaagatTATCCTTATCCAGgacagcacggtggcacggtggctagcactgttgccgcacagcaagaaggtcctgagttcaattcccccatcaggccggggtctttctgtgtggagtttgcatgttctccccgggtactccggcttcctcccaccgtccaaagacatgcagcttgtggggataggttaattggataatccaaattgccactaggtgtgaatgtgcgagtgaatggttgtctgtccctatgtgttggccctgcgacagactggcgacctgtccagggtgtaccccgcctttcgccctatgacagctgggataggctcccgcgaccctgaaaaggataagcggaagcgaatggatggatggatggatatccTATTGCTGGAGCCTACACGGTAACGCCCCTCCCCCACCTGGGACAGTCTGATCACCTTTCTTTGTTTCTCCCCCGAATATTCACCACTCATCAATCGTGTGAAACCATTAGCGAAGACAATCAAAGTGTGGCCAATGGGAGTAGGTTGTGTACTCCacgacagatttaaaaacatggaCTGGAGCATGTTTACCTCTCAGGTATGTTACTAAAAACACTGTTTAACtttaagtgtctgtgtggtatTTGTCCACTTACTTTGATACCAATACAGATGCAGCATTTCTTGCACTGTCGCTCACAACTAGATAAGactgtggaagaaaaaaaatagtgcgATTATTCATactgtttaaaaatacacaaacacatactgTATTATGCAAATTTGAAAAAATTGACAAAAATCTTAAATGACAAGATTAAATCTAGTGCCAATATCACACTGCTGGATTTTCTTGTTAAGGAATCTCTGGTGGATCAGTTTGTACAGGAAGGCATATATATCATCAAAAATCAAGCCGCAACACTACATAGCGACTCCCAAAGTGTGGGCCGGGACCCCTGGCGGGATGCAAAGGCACTGTAGTAATAGAAATTCACCTTAAAATTACTCTCAGATATGTACAGTTAAATATTTCTATAAAATTAGTTTATGTATATAAAAAACTGGTAATATGAGATGGTTTACTCCTTATTCTGACCTAATTTCACTACTCTTGTACTGAAGTTTGTGTCTCAGTGGAAGGTGGGTCACACATTGGCCTTAGCACTTTACATATGACTGAGTAGCATTAGCTATCTATAACCAACAgcctttgttatgttttttaaataagtttttCAAGGAAACACATcactttctttcttattttgatTTGAGTTAAAAATTTAAGACTAAGTGGGCCCCATgcgattttcttttttaagtaggCCACAGCACTCTTGACTTTGGCAATGGCTAtgccaaaacataaaaacatcataTCACTTTGGTATAACTAACCTTGGCAATAGCTAGAATGCGATCCATGATAGGCTCTCTAGCCTTACCACCATCTGACTCGAGGTGGCCATCCAGACGAGAAAGATCGAAGGGTATGAGGCAGGTCATAGACAGCCATAACAACAACATGTACCGAGTTTCCCAAGTCTGgaacaagtaaataaataaagatcaaAACAATATACACTATTGCCTATAGGTATATGTAACTGATGCATCAGTGTGAAGCTATTATTTTTCCCTTTAAACTAAAGCCTCACCTCAGAGTCACTGGGATCCTGTCTGGACATCAGGTCCAGAACTGGCTGGACATCGGCCACCTCATGAGGAAAAAGCTGCATGAAAATTTTATAGCCTCTGACCTAAccagaaataaacaaacaacgtGCAGGATTAGTGAATCTGCTGCATAAGACATGCGTGAGTGCAATCACATTGCGGCTTTTATTCAGTGCAGTCAGGAGGTTTTTAATGAGAAAACTGACCTTGCAGATTACGTAGAGGAACTTGAAACACAAATGAACCAACGAAGGTGGAGACTTTTCACTCCTTATAAAGTCCAGTATCATATTTAACATCCAttctaaaataaaaaaggaacaaaataaggaaggaagtgtttttataaactgcaagctcctttgactttttATAAACTGAGtgattttatttgtaaattagcTGTTGTAGTGTACCTAGATGAGGGTCCAGCAGATGAGGCTGCTCTTGATATCTGTTCATTATTACTGCAGGGAGAAATTAGCAGACCATCACGTCTCCAAACTAATCACTTAAAATTGCTTATCTTGGGGAAGCTGATTTATTTGTGACCGTCTCACCTAGGAACCTCTCTGTAGTAGACTCCCTTGGCCCCAGGTCTCCGTGGACCTCCGGCAGGCTGGAGATGAGGGCTGTGGTCTCGCCTCTCTCACTGAAGCTGCCCAGCACACAAGTCTGCACAATAGCGTccgcctctcctcctccttcaccaccGGAAAACCCATTCTCCGTCTCCGATAGAGGCATTATCGCAGACCTTTAGCACGAGTATCTGTTGCAAGTTATGACAGGTTTAGCTAGCTAATATTAGCATTTGTGCGAACAAATAAAAGCGGAAAGGTGGAAATTATTCCAGGAAACTGgtgaattgaattaaaacatATACTGATAAGATGCGTAGGAGGTTCAGAGAGTATAAGCGCGAAATATGGCAGCTCTCAAAATTACATAAACTTCACTGGACACAACTATTGTTGATGTCTATAACGATGCAGCTAGCTGTTGTAGTCGTACCCCGCCCCGGTACGGCAAGCGAGATGGCTCACGTGGTTAACAGGGGCGGAAATTAAAGTCCCAGGTCACGTGTTCTCTAGACCGTATTAATGCAGGATATGTTTACTAACCTTTTACTAAACAGTTATTTGGGCTGCTGTGAAGTTGACCtaatgatgaaacatttctatcCAAAtgggattgtttttcttttccatgcCTCCATTCACAGGGAATTAAGGTGTGTAAATCTAGTGTGTAAAGGTTTTCACACTAGATAAATAACAAATTCAGCAGGTCTGGAAAAACACAATGGATTCGCTTAGGATTTAATAATGGTTATACCATGCACAACAAGGGCTTGCAATGACTCACTGTTATACAGGGATATTTTGTAGGTGTAGTTAGTATGCCAACCTTTATTCCATTCGTAGCCATTCTACTATAAtgtagataaaatataaaacattgcaTCCATAGTGAAAGTCAGATTCTGGTTTGTTCTACCTGCTTATAAAGGATTCCTCAAtattaacataaataaataaaaaacaataatttttaaGTTCAGTCATTGGTGTGTAGTACAGACTTCTGATTTGCAAGTTTTGTTTAATTTATGTCTATAAACAAACTACACTTAATTCACTGTAACACCTTGTGCAAAATACAGAATTTATTTGCAGATTCTGTTTTATATATTAGGAAGCAGGAAAGTGTCAGATGAGCTGGCAGGATGCAACTGTTTTTTCTATGTTAGGTCAGTATTTTCTGCACAGTACAGAAGACATTAAAGTGTTAGATGTGTTGTTTAATGTCTTCACACACTGTTTTTGGTCAAATAAGCAAAATCGCATAATACTTCAATGTAAGACTGCAATGCTTTCTAAGAGTGCCTGTGAGTGTGTTTATTTCAGCAGGGTCTTCATAACTCTTATGGAAGAACCTTTGTAACCACCACCAAAGTGGTTCCAGTGATTCAGGTAGTGGAAGAGTTGGTAAAGCTGGTTCCTCTTTGCAAATCCTGGTGCTTGGGGAATCTTGCTGTGGTATGCAGAGTAAAAAGCACTGTTGAAGCCACCAAACATCCCAGCAATACCCAACTCAAACTCAGAGTGGCCGTAGAAGGAAGCAGGATCGAAGATGACTGGGCCGTCTGCACATTCTGCCACGTTTCCTCCCCATAAATCTCCATGTAGGAGAGCAGGGACTATCTCCACATCTTTGAAGAACTGAGGGATCTTCAGCTGGAAATAAGAGACACAACATGCACATTACAATGCTGATACAATCATAATGTCTTGTGCAAAATATGTTTAATTTCAAACAGGATCAAAGGGAGGTTGCACCTGTAACTCAGCCCATAGTTCTCTGGTCTCCCTGTCTCCATACGATTTCTCCACCATGTTAAGCTGGTGCTGTAGCCTCTGCTGGGTGTAGAATGGAACCCAATCACTCTGCCATTGATTGTCCTGGAGAGGTAAGAATGAGAAAAAACTGTGATGCTGCTGAAATTCACTTTAACATCTTGAAGATTTGGAGACCAAACATTTGTAACACAACTTAGAGACATCAATACTGTACACCCTCCACTAGAATGCAGACACAGTATATAGACACATATACATTGGCTTTACCTGTGGCAGATATCCACAGCATGTAGTTACATGGAAGCCAAATTTTTCAACAGCAGCCACATCTGACTGCCCCGCTCCTTTTCCTGCATATATAGCCGTAATATTAATAAACAGTAATCACAAACTTTTTACCTTAAATTTGACAcagttcattattattcattggtgtgtgtgtgtgtgtgtgtgtgtgtgtgtgtgtgtgtgtgtgtgtgtgtgtgtgtgtgtgtgtgtgtgtgtgtgtattatccACATTGTGGCATCCTAAGATGAAGTTAAACTGAATTACCCACTGTCTGTTgctctttatttaatttttccaGTTGTTTCTTGTTGTGAAGATGCAGATCTGCCATCTTCTCTCCTAGCTGTTTTGAGTACCTGCTCATTGTGTTTAAAAATCAAGTATGTcattgaaaaaatattttgctcaGTGTTTCTAAAACTAAATTCATCTGCCCAAATTCTGCTTTAATCTgcactaaagaaaaaaatgtagtcAAGAGCTCTCTTACTTGCTAAGACTGTTCATGTCCAGATGTTCCATCACAAATACAGAGCCTCCTGTGTCAAGCTCAATCACCTTTATGGGCTTGGGGACTTTCACGGTTTCTGTCTTTACAATAGCCTCCAGACTGGCCATTTCTCCATCAAACATCAGTTTGGCCTGGATAATTTAAAGACAGGACAACACGGTCTGGTAAACACAAGCTTCAGTAAATGTGAATTTTTGCATTGTTCTCCACTCCACAACATCTACACAAAGTCCACGGACAGTAGTGTGGTGCAGCTGCTGGATCATGTCCCATTCATTTAAGTCCCGAGTTGAGCACACGCCGAAAGCCGATCATGAACTGAATGACACAACagataaagaaaatgaaaaactaaCAATAACAAATACCTCACTCTTGTGATTTATCTTTACAAACACTTTCCCAGTGTCAGTATGATAACTCTGTCCCTCGCTGATGCATCCACCTCCAGCATGACCAGCTGATTTCAGCATGGTTGTCCCCAACTCCCTCTTTAACTTAGCTTCCATGATTATTTATCATCAGTTCCAGGACAGTTACAGCAGGACTAAAACCACCTACGCATCGCAAATGCGGGTATGAAAGTCTTTCTGACAGTTTCCGTTGCGGCAGCCAACCAGGACTTTGTCCCGAAGCAGGATCTTGTTTTTCTTCCGTTATGTAAATAATGATTGAGTAGTAGCCAATCATAAACAAGTCTGGGTTGATTGATTTCTACTTTGTCCAATAGTTGCGACGTTTGTCCGGTCACGTGAACGTCGCCATGGTGCCAAGTGAGGCTACAGCTATACGCTACGAGTTTAACTATGGTTCTGCGGAAAAACCGGCATGACCAGCAAAGAAATGTGTTTACTCCTCGGAGCGACCGGTGTTGGAAAGACGTTGTTGCTCAAACGTCTACAAAATATCCTTTGTGGCCATGTGAATTTCTTTGACGTAAAAGGAAATACTACCAAATAGCTTAATTAGCTAACTAATTTAGCCTATGAGCTTGTGTAGTACTTAAGTTGCTAAGTAATGGACGACCAGGGTTTGTATATCGCCTTTCCCAATTGCCAAATGTCGATACCCagtgttattttattttgcatcgGTATGTGTACAAATTCATTTTCATAATAAGATCTGTAAGAGAGATTATTATTACAATATTTAAGCTTTGGTAGCCCTTATTAGTCCAATAGTTTGGAAATTCACATTACAGCAGAAATTAGTGCTGTACTGTAATGTGAAATTGTCAATGGTCAGAAAGTggataataacagtaataattataattatataaaaCAATAGGAAACATGTACAAGATAGA includes the following:
- the znf750 gene encoding zinc finger protein 750, yielding METVQERKPKRPHYIPRPPGKPFKYQCFQCPFTCNEKSHLFNHMKYNLCENSISLVSQKGGQTARQMKAMAKAIPPKTKDLTNAQPAVQNNTPEKQGAEEKKAESTDDTEKVDVGCDSPVIKDSQSAANPNMVSETQSTESNEEKDQTRPSAFSPVTPNRDGAEAFKTPVKQTEDLQAPVPTFNRPRFPWSTVSSSIPLKSFAPLLVPEYSPYLQPDRPLYPPYYLPGNHHVNEPNSPSFQADFLDPQRPMVQQPVTAANTSPFPSFPYRYCHPLHPGHPLPYTLYRPHELSMPIAGHRYIPLDMYGPTFGHKDYDLYIHSRASLNHPHTSTQAESHHGQSGDKATRLSPKEGSSALGSPDRPSQAHIIQRDIEALQYTNISESQIGPQLGNTSTAVQHIKNDLRPEECAEMSAQHVDRGLAANSRFSFMSDSDPHPETSSERHEVDSTDDMAPLNLSTRNQDKENIQSVDRLSCSDTVKSTEHESPLNLSLRTSQTSPVCSSPTSTLEDLQQSSIEKLDEEPCDQRQTAALALCQLAIASSAASSRDFSTIDEPLTDSTEAKSPVYQEKSKQTTRAKATAIKRPHSGKAENKCHKPKRVKAPGRVLRRRSRCC
- the fn3krp gene encoding ketosamine-3-kinase: MEAKLKRELGTTMLKSAGHAGGGCISEGQSYHTDTGKVFVKINHKSEAKLMFDGEMASLEAIVKTETVKVPKPIKVIELDTGGSVFVMEHLDMNSLSKYSKQLGEKMADLHLHNKKQLEKLNKEQQTVGKGAGQSDVAAVEKFGFHVTTCCGYLPQDNQWQSDWVPFYTQQRLQHQLNMVEKSYGDRETRELWAELQLKIPQFFKDVEIVPALLHGDLWGGNVAECADGPVIFDPASFYGHSEFELGIAGMFGGFNSAFYSAYHSKIPQAPGFAKRNQLYQLFHYLNHWNHFGGGYKGSSIRVMKTLLK